A stretch of the Streptosporangium sp. NBC_01755 genome encodes the following:
- a CDS encoding DUF4190 domain-containing protein, with translation MSYGNQPGGYGQPPGGGGYGPPGGYGSSGGYGPPPGGGYDAYGGYGAPPPRGNNGMAIAALIMGIAGLFLCGLTSIVGVVLGHISLGQIKRTGEEGRGMAVAGLVLSYFGIACWLAVLAWLVVVGALVGSASLTGV, from the coding sequence ATGAGTTATGGCAATCAGCCGGGTGGTTACGGGCAACCTCCGGGAGGTGGTGGCTATGGACCCCCGGGTGGCTATGGCTCGTCCGGCGGTTACGGTCCGCCGCCCGGTGGCGGCTACGACGCCTACGGTGGTTATGGCGCGCCGCCTCCTCGGGGTAACAACGGCATGGCCATCGCCGCGCTGATCATGGGCATCGCGGGGCTGTTCCTCTGCGGCCTCACCTCGATCGTGGGCGTGGTGCTCGGCCACATCTCGCTGGGGCAGATCAAGCGGACGGGCGAGGAGGGGCGGGGCATGGCCGTCGCCGGCCTGGTCCTGTCCTACTTCGGGATCGCCTGCTGGCTGGCGGTGCTGGCCTGGCTGGTCGTGGTCGGCGCCCTCGTCGGCAGCGCCTCCCTGACGGGTGTCTGA
- a CDS encoding DUF2752 domain-containing protein, which produces MPMGKIAGSRAQAMSAPLGAALVAGAAVAFVGTVDPSEPGHYPTCPFLMLTGLYCPGCGGLRTVHALVHGDPVTALGLNPLVTLMIPVLVVLWGRWALRAWRGARSGGESSGPSVAKSIRPAYVWLFLALMIVFWIVRNLPFGEFLAP; this is translated from the coding sequence ATGCCCATGGGGAAGATCGCTGGTTCGCGTGCGCAGGCCATGTCGGCGCCGCTCGGCGCCGCGCTGGTGGCGGGCGCCGCCGTCGCGTTCGTGGGGACGGTCGATCCGAGCGAGCCGGGCCACTACCCGACCTGTCCGTTCCTCATGCTCACCGGCCTGTACTGCCCAGGCTGCGGCGGCCTGCGGACCGTGCACGCGCTCGTCCACGGCGATCCCGTGACGGCCCTGGGGCTCAACCCGCTCGTCACCCTCATGATCCCGGTGCTGGTCGTGCTCTGGGGGCGCTGGGCGCTGCGTGCCTGGCGGGGGGCTCGGTCCGGAGGGGAATCGAGTGGGCCGTCCGTGGCGAAATCCATACGCCCCGCCTATGTCTGGTTATTTCTTGCTTTAATGATCGTGTTTTGGATAGTACGAAATCTCCCTTTTGGGGAATTCTTAGCCCCATAG
- the trpC gene encoding indole-3-glycerol phosphate synthase TrpC: MSVLEEILEGVRADLAERQGRVTLAELKERAGRAPAPRDAYAALGGDQVAVIAEVKRSSPSKGAMAAIADPAALAGDYESGGAHVISVLTERRRFGGSLDDLAAVRAVVDIPVLRKDFIVTSYQLWEARAYGADLALLIVAALDQNALVSLIERAESIGLTPLVEVHTEEELDRALAAGAKIIGINARNLKTLEVDRDVFAKLAPKVPDGIIKIAESGVRGPHDLLAYARAGADAVLVGESLVTGKDPRAAVVDLVTAGAHPASRPEGQ; encoded by the coding sequence ATGAGCGTGCTTGAGGAAATCCTCGAAGGAGTCCGCGCCGACCTGGCCGAGCGGCAGGGGAGGGTGACGCTGGCCGAGCTCAAGGAGCGGGCCGGGCGGGCGCCCGCCCCCCGTGACGCCTACGCGGCGCTGGGCGGCGACCAGGTGGCCGTCATCGCCGAGGTCAAGCGTTCCAGCCCGTCCAAGGGCGCGATGGCCGCGATCGCCGACCCCGCCGCGCTGGCCGGCGACTACGAGTCGGGTGGCGCCCATGTCATCAGCGTGCTCACCGAGCGGCGCCGTTTCGGCGGCAGCCTCGACGACCTGGCCGCCGTACGCGCCGTCGTCGACATCCCGGTGCTGCGCAAGGACTTCATCGTCACCTCGTACCAGCTCTGGGAGGCCCGCGCCTACGGCGCCGACCTGGCGCTGCTGATCGTCGCGGCGCTCGACCAGAACGCGCTGGTCTCGCTCATCGAGCGGGCCGAGTCGATCGGGCTGACCCCGCTCGTCGAGGTGCACACCGAGGAGGAGCTCGACCGGGCGCTCGCCGCCGGAGCCAAGATCATCGGTATCAACGCGCGGAACCTCAAGACCCTTGAGGTGGACCGCGACGTGTTCGCCAAGCTCGCCCCCAAGGTTCCCGACGGGATCATCAAGATCGCCGAGTCGGGCGTGCGCGGACCCCACGACCTGCTCGCCTACGCCAGGGCGGGCGCCGACGCCGTCCTGGTAGGCGAGAGCCTGGTGACCGGCAAGGATCCGCGGGCCGCCGTGGTCGACCTGGTCACCGCCGGTGCCCACCCCGCATCCCGACCCGAGGGGCAGTAA
- the trpB gene encoding tryptophan synthase subunit beta — protein MHGKFGIFGGRYVPEALIPALDEVAAEYDKAKSDVEFLREFDHLLRTYAGRPTTLTEVPRFAEQAGGARIILKREDLTHTGAHKINNVLGQALLTKRLGKTRVIAETGAGQHGVATATAAALMGLECVIYMGAVDCERQALNVARMKLLGATVVPVTNGSQTLKDAINEAFRDWVANVDHTHYLFGTIAGPHPFPEIVRDFARIIGVEARRQMLELTGRLPDAVAAAVGGGSNAIGIFHAFLGDQDVRLHGYEAGGRGLESGEHALTLTAGSIGVLHGSRTYVLQDDEGQTVESHSISAGLDYPGVGPEHAWLKDTGRATYHGITDAEAMDAFSLLARTEGIIPAIESSHALAGALKLGREMGPEATILVNLSGRGDKDMGTAMKYFNL, from the coding sequence ATCCACGGCAAGTTCGGCATCTTCGGTGGCCGCTACGTGCCCGAGGCGCTCATCCCGGCCCTGGACGAGGTCGCGGCGGAGTACGACAAGGCGAAGAGCGATGTGGAGTTCCTTCGGGAGTTCGACCATCTGCTGCGCACCTACGCCGGGCGGCCGACCACGCTGACCGAGGTGCCCCGCTTCGCCGAGCAGGCGGGGGGCGCCCGGATCATCCTCAAGCGTGAGGATCTGACCCACACCGGCGCACACAAGATCAACAATGTGCTCGGCCAGGCCCTGCTGACCAAGCGCCTGGGCAAGACGCGAGTGATCGCCGAGACCGGTGCCGGCCAGCACGGCGTCGCCACCGCGACCGCCGCCGCCCTGATGGGCCTGGAGTGCGTGATCTACATGGGGGCCGTCGACTGCGAGCGTCAGGCGCTCAACGTCGCCCGGATGAAACTGCTCGGTGCCACGGTCGTCCCGGTCACCAACGGCAGCCAGACCCTCAAGGACGCCATCAACGAGGCCTTCCGCGACTGGGTCGCCAACGTCGACCACACCCACTACCTCTTCGGCACCATCGCCGGGCCGCACCCGTTCCCGGAGATCGTCCGTGACTTCGCCCGCATCATCGGCGTCGAGGCCCGCCGCCAGATGCTGGAGCTCACCGGCAGGCTGCCCGACGCGGTCGCCGCGGCGGTCGGCGGCGGTTCCAACGCGATCGGCATCTTCCACGCCTTCCTCGGCGACCAGGACGTCCGGCTGCACGGCTACGAGGCAGGTGGCCGCGGCCTGGAGAGCGGCGAGCACGCCCTCACCCTCACCGCCGGCTCCATCGGGGTGCTGCACGGCTCGCGCACCTACGTGCTGCAGGACGACGAGGGCCAGACCGTCGAGTCACACTCGATCTCGGCCGGGCTCGACTACCCGGGCGTCGGCCCCGAACACGCCTGGCTCAAGGACACCGGCCGCGCCACCTACCACGGCATCACCGACGCCGAGGCGATGGACGCCTTCTCGCTGCTCGCCCGCACCGAGGGCATCATCCCCGCGATCGAGTCCTCGCACGCGCTCGCCGGAGCCCTCAAGCTCGGCCGCGAGATGGGGCCCGAGGCGACGATCCTGGTCAACCTCTCAGGACGGGGCGACAAGGACATGGGCACCGCGATGAAGTACTTCAACCTCTGA
- the trpA gene encoding tryptophan synthase subunit alpha has protein sequence MTTLQTVFAKAKADGRAALIGYLPAGFPSKEGAIAVAAAMVDAGCDVIEIGLPYSDPLMDGPTIQDAVHRALTNGTRIADVLRTVEGVAKTGAATLVMTYWNPIDRYGADRFARDLANAGGVGTITPDLTPEEAGPWREASAGAGIDTVFLVAPSSTEARIKAVVDSCTGFVYAASLMGVTGARDSVGSAAQGLVERTRPHTSLPVCVGLGVGTGRQAAEVAGYADGVIVGSAFIRRVLDAPDEASGLASVRELGAELAAGVRG, from the coding sequence ATGACGACTCTTCAGACGGTGTTCGCCAAGGCCAAGGCAGACGGCCGCGCCGCCCTCATCGGATACCTCCCCGCTGGGTTTCCCAGCAAGGAGGGGGCGATCGCCGTCGCCGCCGCCATGGTGGACGCGGGCTGCGACGTGATCGAGATCGGCCTGCCCTACTCCGATCCCCTCATGGACGGCCCGACGATCCAGGACGCCGTCCACCGGGCGCTGACCAACGGCACCCGCATCGCCGACGTGCTGCGCACCGTCGAGGGCGTGGCCAAGACCGGTGCCGCCACCCTGGTCATGACGTACTGGAACCCGATCGACCGTTACGGCGCCGACCGCTTCGCCCGTGACCTGGCGAACGCGGGCGGGGTGGGTACCATCACCCCCGACCTGACCCCCGAGGAGGCCGGGCCCTGGCGCGAGGCCAGTGCCGGGGCCGGGATCGACACGGTCTTCCTGGTCGCGCCCAGCTCCACCGAGGCCCGTATCAAGGCGGTCGTCGACAGCTGCACCGGCTTCGTCTACGCGGCCTCGCTGATGGGTGTCACCGGTGCCCGCGACTCGGTCGGCTCGGCCGCGCAGGGCCTGGTCGAGCGCACCCGCCCGCACACCTCCCTTCCGGTCTGCGTCGGCCTGGGCGTCGGCACCGGCCGGCAGGCCGCCGAGGTGGCGGGCTACGCCGACGGCGTCATCGTGGGCTCGGCGTTCATCCGCCGCGTCCTCGACGCGCCGGACGAGGCCTCGGGGCTGGCGTCGGTCCGTGAGCTGGGCGCCGAGCTGGCGGCGGGCGTCCGCGGCTGA
- a CDS encoding MauE/DoxX family redox-associated membrane protein: MISALPWVATVSRLVLAGVLIVAGWGKIGTPVLSVQAVEAYELLPKSLATAVGYGLPILEIVVGVLLVVGLLTRAAGVISALLMLAFVIGIASAWARGLRIDCGCFGGGGQLAAGVEPDYLIDILRDFGLFGLGVFVALFPPGRFALDSVLGLTPGEESYDEDESDDEELQEKETY, from the coding sequence GTGATTTCGGCGCTACCCTGGGTAGCGACCGTCTCGCGGCTGGTGCTGGCGGGCGTGCTGATCGTCGCGGGTTGGGGCAAGATCGGCACTCCGGTGCTCTCGGTCCAGGCGGTCGAGGCATACGAACTGCTCCCCAAATCGCTCGCCACGGCGGTCGGCTACGGCCTGCCGATCCTGGAGATCGTCGTTGGGGTGTTGCTGGTCGTCGGGCTGCTCACCCGGGCGGCGGGTGTCATATCGGCGCTGCTCATGCTGGCGTTCGTCATCGGCATCGCCTCGGCGTGGGCGCGCGGGCTGCGCATCGACTGTGGCTGCTTCGGCGGCGGTGGTCAGCTGGCGGCCGGGGTGGAGCCCGACTACCTCATCGACATCCTGCGTGACTTCGGTCTCTTCGGGCTCGGCGTGTTCGTCGCATTGTTCCCCCCGGGCCGCTTCGCGCTGGACTCCGTGCTCGGGCTCACCCCGGGCGAGGAGTCGTACGACGAGGACGAGAGCGATGACGAGGAGCTCCAGGAGAAGGAGACTTACTGA
- a CDS encoding DsbA family protein, producing the protein MGKAGRDQSARDRIKAQREEQRQREKRKRVATIVTVAVVAIAAVGGGWWFAAQSSKSEEAGGALAPITVAADGSVVMAKAGVEKPVLDVYEDFQCPACRALEETSGPTIKNLAAEGKAKVVYHPITIFQEQTNKGITRANSLRAASAVRCIPGGAAWSVFHDKLFKEQPSELVEGFKIPDLIAWGKDAGVTDPGFEKCVTSQEKAPAHIAYSTKVMESQKLTGTPTLKLNGVELDPDVAFKPAQLRQTVLDAAK; encoded by the coding sequence ATGGGCAAGGCCGGGCGGGATCAGTCGGCGCGCGATCGGATCAAGGCGCAGCGCGAGGAGCAGCGGCAGAGGGAGAAGCGCAAGCGCGTGGCGACCATCGTGACCGTGGCCGTCGTCGCGATCGCCGCCGTCGGGGGTGGCTGGTGGTTCGCCGCCCAGAGCAGCAAGTCCGAGGAGGCCGGCGGTGCGCTCGCGCCGATCACCGTCGCCGCGGACGGTTCGGTGGTCATGGCCAAGGCGGGTGTGGAGAAGCCGGTCCTGGACGTCTACGAGGACTTCCAGTGCCCCGCCTGCAGGGCGCTGGAGGAGACCAGCGGCCCGACGATCAAGAACCTGGCGGCCGAGGGCAAGGCCAAGGTGGTCTACCACCCGATCACGATCTTCCAGGAGCAGACCAACAAGGGGATCACCCGGGCCAACTCCCTGCGCGCCGCGTCGGCGGTCCGCTGCATCCCCGGGGGCGCGGCCTGGAGCGTCTTCCACGACAAGCTGTTCAAGGAGCAGCCCTCGGAGCTCGTGGAGGGTTTCAAGATCCCTGACCTGATCGCCTGGGGCAAGGACGCCGGGGTGACCGACCCCGGCTTCGAGAAGTGTGTGACCAGCCAGGAGAAGGCGCCCGCGCACATCGCCTACAGCACCAAGGTCATGGAATCCCAGAAGCTCACGGGCACTCCGACGCTGAAACTCAACGGCGTCGAGCTGGACCCCGACGTGGCTTTCAAGCCGGCCCAGCTACGCCAGACCGTTCTTGATGCGGCCAAGTAG
- the lgt gene encoding prolipoprotein diacylglyceryl transferase: MPLASIPSPSQGVWYLFGVVPIRAYALCIVLGVVVAVVIGERRWRARGGEPGTIVDLAVWAVPFGLVGGRLYHVITDWQLYFGPDAPNEPIEALFIWNGGLGIWGAVALGGVGVWLGCRGRGISLSAVADTVAPGIAVAQAIGRWGNYFNQELFGSPTDLPWGLEIDPDRPGTVPGEDTYHPTFLYESIWDLGLALVLIWAGRRFALRHARLFALYVAGYTVGRFWIEGLRVDSAHHILGLRLNQWTSIVLFIGAMAYFWYARNKSNAELVRPVPDPAAEPAQDGIDGSDKGEAETDVEPAVAPTTSDGEDPSDPTDPSDLADPSDPSDPSDLADRDESGGAAGEDDEPRLTSGTLAADDSADPAHPSDLADQEEKGSR; encoded by the coding sequence ATGCCCCTCGCCTCGATTCCCAGCCCCTCCCAGGGGGTCTGGTATCTCTTCGGCGTGGTCCCCATCCGGGCCTACGCACTGTGCATTGTGCTCGGCGTCGTCGTCGCGGTCGTCATCGGCGAGCGCCGCTGGCGTGCCCGCGGCGGTGAGCCGGGAACGATCGTGGACCTCGCCGTCTGGGCCGTGCCGTTCGGCCTGGTCGGCGGTCGCCTCTACCACGTCATCACCGACTGGCAGCTCTACTTCGGGCCGGACGCGCCCAACGAGCCGATCGAGGCGCTGTTCATCTGGAACGGCGGCCTGGGCATCTGGGGTGCCGTCGCGCTCGGCGGGGTGGGTGTCTGGCTGGGCTGCCGCGGCAGGGGCATCTCCCTGTCGGCGGTGGCAGACACCGTGGCCCCCGGCATCGCGGTGGCCCAGGCCATCGGCCGCTGGGGCAACTACTTCAACCAGGAGCTGTTCGGCAGTCCCACCGACCTGCCGTGGGGTCTGGAGATCGACCCCGACCGGCCGGGCACGGTGCCCGGCGAGGACACCTACCACCCGACGTTCCTGTACGAGTCGATCTGGGACCTGGGCCTGGCGCTGGTCCTCATCTGGGCCGGGCGCAGGTTCGCGCTCCGCCACGCTCGCCTGTTCGCGCTCTACGTCGCCGGCTACACCGTGGGCCGCTTCTGGATCGAAGGGCTGCGGGTCGACAGCGCCCACCACATCCTCGGCCTGCGGCTCAACCAGTGGACCTCGATCGTCTTGTTCATCGGGGCGATGGCCTACTTCTGGTACGCCAGGAACAAGAGCAACGCCGAGCTGGTCCGTCCGGTGCCCGATCCGGCCGCCGAGCCCGCGCAGGACGGGATCGACGGCTCGGACAAGGGCGAGGCCGAGACCGATGTCGAGCCGGCCGTCGCCCCGACCACCTCGGACGGGGAGGATCCGTCCGATCCAACCGACCCGTCCGACCTGGCTGACCCGTCCGATCCGTCCGATCCGTCCGACCTGGCCGACCGGGACGAGAGCGGCGGCGCGGCAGGGGAGGACGATGAGCCACGGCTCACCTCCGGCACGCTCGCGGCCGACGACTCGGCCGATCCGGCCCACCCGTCTGACCTGGCCGACCAGGAGGAGAAAGGGTCCCGGTGA
- a CDS encoding VIT1/CCC1 transporter family protein: MNGDDSGGRVEIHHRHRDVNGGWLRPSVFGAMDGLVSNFALIAGVAGGTASTEVIVLAGVAGLAAGAFSMAGGEYVSVASQRELALAEIDVERRELERHPEAEQEELAKLYEDRGVDPAVAAEVARQISADPARALEVHTQAELGVTAKGLPSPRIAAISSFLSFGVGALLPLLPYLFGVTSLSTSAVISCLALFGAGALVSRVTARSWWYSGLRQLLVGAVAAALTFGLGTLLGGVGL; encoded by the coding sequence GTGAACGGCGACGACTCGGGGGGGCGCGTCGAGATACATCACCGGCATCGTGACGTCAACGGCGGCTGGCTGCGGCCGTCGGTGTTCGGCGCGATGGACGGCCTCGTCTCGAACTTCGCCCTGATCGCCGGCGTCGCCGGTGGCACCGCCAGCACCGAGGTCATCGTGCTGGCCGGGGTCGCGGGGCTGGCGGCGGGCGCGTTCTCCATGGCCGGGGGTGAGTACGTCTCGGTGGCCAGCCAGCGGGAGCTCGCCCTGGCCGAGATCGACGTCGAGCGGCGCGAGCTCGAACGCCACCCCGAGGCCGAGCAGGAGGAGCTCGCCAAGCTCTACGAGGACCGGGGCGTCGATCCCGCCGTGGCCGCCGAGGTGGCCAGGCAGATCTCGGCGGACCCCGCCAGGGCGCTCGAGGTGCACACCCAAGCCGAGCTGGGGGTCACCGCCAAGGGCCTGCCCTCGCCCAGGATCGCCGCGATCTCCTCGTTCCTGTCGTTCGGCGTGGGCGCGCTCCTGCCGCTCCTGCCGTACCTGTTCGGGGTCACCAGCCTGTCGACCTCGGCGGTGATCTCCTGCCTGGCCCTGTTCGGCGCGGGCGCGCTGGTCTCCCGGGTCACCGCACGCAGCTGGTGGTACAGCGGGCTGCGCCAGCTCCTCGTCGGTGCGGTCGCCGCGGCCCTGACCTTCGGCCTGGGCACCCTTCTGGGCGGAGTCGGGCTGTGA